The sequence below is a genomic window from Micromonospora aurantiaca ATCC 27029.
GTCTCGCCGAGCTGCTCGCTCACCGCGCCGTACTGGCGGTGCACCTCGTACTTGGCGATCGGGGATCCTCCGGGCGTGGCCGCCGGCCAGGAGATGGTCGCCGCGCGGTCGGTCACCGTGCTCGCCGTCGGCCGGCCCGGGGCGCCGGGCCGCCCGGCCGAGCTGCCGGCCGGTCGCAGCACGAGCGTGGTCAGCGAGTACGGCGGCAGCGTCCGCGCGGCCGCGCTGCCGGAGCGGCCGGTGCTGATCCCGGTCGCGCCGTTGGTGAACGTGTGCACGGTCGGTGCCTCGTCGGCCGGGGTGAACCCGGCGTAGTCGAGCGCCACCGGGTACGCGTTGTCCGGGTCCTTGTTGAGCAGCAGGACCGCGACGCTGCCGTCCGGCCGGCGGACCGCGTGCGCGGCGACCAGCGGCTGGTCGGTCCCGGCGCGGACGAGCTGGTCACCGGGCCGGACGAACAGGTTCATCATGGACAACGCGTGGTACGGCGCGAACGGGGTGTTGAACGCCGGCTGGCACACCTCGCCGTCGCTGGTGCAGTTGCCGCTGGAGAGCAGCCCGAAGTCGCCGTAGTCGGTCTGCCCGGCCACCTCGGAGACGGTGCCGATGCCGTTGTGCACGTTCCACCACTGCACCGTGAACACGCCCTGCTCCAGCAGGCCGCTGTAGGCGTCGGCCAGGAACAGCGCGCCCGGCGCGGTGGTGCGGCCGGCGTCCACGTTCAGCTCGGTGAAGCTGATCCCGATCCGGTCCGCGCCGGGGCCGGCGTACCGGGCGATCTGCTGGCGCAGCAGCCAGGCCGCGTCGGGCAGGTGGTTGGTGCGGGCCAGTGAGTCGGCGGCGCTGCCGCCCGGGTACCAGTGCACGTCCACGAAGTCGATCTTCGGGCCGGCGATGGACAGCACGGTCTGGTTCCACGGCCCCGGATCCGATCCGGCGGTGATGCCGTCCGGCCAGTTGCCGGGCATGGTGAGCACCGCGCCGACCTTGATGCTCGGGTCGACCGCCTTCATCGCGTCGGCGTACTCGACCACCAGCCGCGCGTACTGGGAGGCGCTCTTGTCCGGGTGGTCGTCGGCCTCCCAGGCCGAGCCGTAGTGGCCGTTGCCGTAGTTCTCGTTGCCGACGGTCCACCACTTGGCGCCGTAGCCCTTGGTGACGTTGGCGTAGCGGACCCACGCCGCCGCCTCGGCGGGCGTGCCGGTGCCGTAGTTCGCGATGATCATCGGCTCGGCGCCGACGCGGCGGGCGCCGGCCATGAACGTGTCGAAGTCGGTGTTCGGTGCGACGTAGCCGCCGGGCGCGGTGTGCGTCTCCCAGTGGTAGATGTCGGCGTACGAGCCGCCGGGGTAGCGCAGCATCTTCACGCCCGCGGCCTTGAGCAGGTCGGACGTCTCGGCGCTGCCGAGCTGCGAGTCCCAGATGGCGTGGTTGACGCCGAGCGCGGTGGCCGGGACGGTGGCCAGCCCGGCGCGGGTGTTGACGGTGACGGTGACCGGGTCGGTGGGGTCGGCGGCGGCGACCGGCCCGCCGACGGTGCTGAGCGCGGTGGCGAGCAGCAGCAGGCTGGCCGCGAACGCGGTGGTTCTCCTCATGCGGGGGTGTCCTTCGGAGTGGGACGACGAGGCGATGCCCGGTCTGCGTCGTCCTCCCGGAGCCGTGACGGCGACGGGTGCCCACGAACGACGATCGGCTCCGCGCGGCGAGCCATCGATGAGGATCATACGCCCGGCGCGGGGGAGTGCAGGGCTTAATTTATAGACAGGAGTCTTTACTGTTAACAATGTTTAATTTATGTTCGGGGCACCTTCCGTTCCCCCCGAAGGAGTTGCCACCATGCGCCGAAGAATCACCCTCCCGCTGCTCACCGCCGGTGCCGTCACCGGGACGCTGGCGCTCGCCGCGCCCGCGCAGGCCCACGGCTACGTCTCCTCGCCGCCCAGCCGGCAGGCGCTCTGCGCGCAGAACCGGGTGCCCGACTGCGGTCAGATCAAGTACGAGCCGCAGAGCGTCGAGGGCCCCAAGGGCCTGCGCAGCTGCCACGCCGGCATCGCCCAGTTCGCGGTGCTCAACGACGACAGCCGCAACTGGCCGGCCACCTCGGTCGGCAGCACCGTCACGTTCACCTGGGTCAACACCGCCCGGCACGCCACCGCCAACTGGGAGTACTGGATTGGCGGCACCCGGGTCGCCGTGGTCGACGGCGGTGGCCGCCAGCCCGGCGCGACCGTGTCGCACACCGTCAACCTCGGCGGCTTCTCCGGCCGGCAGAAGCTGCTCGCCATCTGGAACATCTCCGACACCGCCAACGCGTTCTACTCCTGCGTCGACCTCCAGATCGGCGGCGGAGGCGGCAACCCGACCCCGCCGCCCACCCCGACCGCGGCGCCCACCACGCCCGCGCCCTCGCCCACGCCCACCCGGACCAGCACCCCGGCACCGGGCGGCACGTGGACCGCCGGGCGGGCGTACCAGGTCGGTGACACGGTCACCTACGACGGCCGTAGCTACCGCTGCCGCCAGGCGCACACCGCCATCGCCGGCTGGGAACCGCCGAACGTACCGGCGCTGTGGCAGCAGATCTGAGCCCGCGTACCCGCGCGGTGGAGCCGGCCGGTCCCCGGCTCCGCCGCGCGTCCGCCGCGGCCCTGCTCGGCGTGGCGCTGGCCCTGCCCGGGTGCGGCGGCCCACCGGCCGCCGATCCGTCCCCGCCGGTCCCGTCCGCCACGACCTCGGTCCCGGCCGGCGCGGACGCCACTGTCAGCGGGATCGACGCGCTGTTCCTGGCCATGATGGTGGCGCACACCGAGCAGACGCTGGAGATCGTCCGGCTCGGCCTCGACCGGGCCACCGACCCGCGGATCCGCACGCTGATCGCCGCCGTCCGGGCCACCGAGACCGACGAACTGGCCACCATGCGCGGCTGGCTGCGCGAGGCCGGCCCGTCGGCCGCCGCCGCGGCCGCCCGGCACGACCACTCCGGGCACAGCGAGGCCGCCGCCGGACTGGCCCGGCTGCGCGCCGCCGCGCCCGCCGACGCCGACCGGGTGCTGCTCGACGTGCTCAGCCGGCACCAGCGCACCGCGGCCGACCTGGCCCGTGCCCAGGTCGCCGCCGGGACCAGCGAGCGGGTACGCGACCTCGCCCGCCGCATCGACCGTTCGCGTACGGCCGAGGTCGACCTGATGGCCGGCCTGGGCTGATCGGCGGCGTGCCGAAGCGCCGGAGCTGCCCGGACGGGGCATGACCTTCGTCACGGTCGTCGCCGCCGGTGACCGGCTCGACAAGAGCGGCGAATCGGCGCGCACCAGCCCTTTCCGCGAGCCGGCGGAGCAGATCGGCGCCGGCGGCGCGGCCGGTTCGCGTGCCGCCGCGGTTCTCCCGTCGGCAAAACCGGCCGCGCCTCGTCCCAGGTCATGGCTACGCTGTCGCCCGGACGCCGCCCCGCCGCGCGTTCCGCCCGCGCTCCGCAGACGGCGCGCGGCGCCGCCGCCGACACCCAGTGCCGGACCGGATCCAGGAGACCGTCAGTGACCCAGCAACCCGTCGCGACGTCGACGAAGCTCGACGCCGCCGTACTCAAGGTGGCCGGCGTCGTCGTGCTCGGTGCGATCATGTCGATCCTCGACGTGACAGTCGTCAGCGTGGCGCTGCCGACGTTCCAGAGCGAGTTCGACGCCACGTACGCCCGCGTCGCGTGGACCATGACCGGCTACACGCTCGCGCTCGCCACGGTGATCCCGCTCAGCGGCTGGGCCGCCGACCGGTTCGGCACGAAACGCCTCTACATGGTGGCGCTGGCGTTGTTCACCATCGGCTCGGGGCTGTGCGCCACGGCCGACTCGATCGGCGAGCTGATCGCCTGGCGGGTGATCCAGGGCCTCGGCGGCGGCATGCTTATGCCGCTCGGCATGACGATCATGACCCGGGCCGCCGGCCCGCACCGCATCGGCCGCCTGATGGCGGTGCTCGGCATCCCGATGCTGCTCGGCCCGATCACCGGCCCGATCCTCGGCGGCTGGCTGATCGACGTCGCGAGCTGGCACTGGATCTTCCTGATCAACCTGCCGATCGGCGTGGTCGCCCTGGTCTACGCCCAGCTCGCCCTGCCCAAGGACAACGCCGAGCCGTCCGAGTCGTTCGACTTCCTCGGCATGCTCATGCTCTCGCCGGGTCTCGCGCTGTTCCTCTACGGCATCTCCACGCTGCCCGAGACCGGCACCGTCGCCGACACGAAGGTCTGGCTGCCGATGCTCGCCGGCGGCGCGCTCGTGGTCGCCTTCGTGCTCTACTCGTTCCGGCCCCGGCACCCGCTGCTCGACCTGCGGCTGTTCCGCAACCGCAACCTGACCATCGCCACCGTCACCATGTTCGTGTTCATCATCGCGTTCATGGGCGCGGGCCTGCTGTTCCCCAGCTACTTCCTCCAGGTGCGCGGCGAGACGACGCTGACCGCGGGCCTGCTGATCGCGCCGCAGGGCATCGGCGCGATGCTGACCATGCCGATCGCCGGCATGCTCGCCGACCGCGTGCCGGTCGGCCGGACGGTGCCGTTCGCGCTCGTGCTCATCGCCGCCGGGTTCTTCACCTTCACCCAGCTCGGCACCGACACGTCGTACTGGCTGCTCTGCGGCTCGCTGTTCGTGATGGGCCTCGGCATGGGCGGCACGATGATGCCGATCATGACCTCGGCGCTGAAGACGCTCAGCGCGGCGGAGGTGGCGCGCGGCTCCACGCTCGTCAACATCCTCCAGCAGATCGGCGGCTCGGTCGGCGCCGCGGTCATGTCGGTCATCCTCACCAGCGAGCTGAACGGCTCCCGGCCGATCCCCGGCGTCACCGACCCGGCCACCGGCGCCCCGCTGACCGAGGCCCAGCTCGCCATCGCCTCCCAGCAGCAGCCCGAGCTGACCCAGCAGTTCCCGGTGCCGCCGTCGCTGATCGAGCGCGGGCTCGACTACGCGGCGAACTCCTTCTCCACCACGTTCTGGGTCGCCTTCGGTCTGGTGCTGCTGACCTTCATTCCGGCCGCGTTCCTGCCCCGCCGCCGCGAGCCCTCGCACCTGCTCGACGGCGACCCGGGCGAGGACAAGCGTCCGGTGCCGGTCCCGATCCACTGACCGCCGCCGTGACCCGGGGCCGGACGCGTCTGCGTCCGGCCCCGGGCCGTTTCCGGCGCCGCGATCCGCCACCCCGGCGACGACCGGCGCCTAGGATCGGAGACGGAACCGAAGGAGGGCGGGTCAGCGTGAGCGCAGACGACGCGCAGCGGTCGGCGCGACGGCGTAACCGGCTGCTGCTCGCGGGCCTGCTCGCCGTCGTCGGGCTGATCCTGCTGCTGCTCGGCCTCACCGTCGCCACCGGCACGGTCGCGGGCGTCGAGGTGGTACTCGCGCTGTTGCTGCTGGTGACCAGCTACGCGATCCAGCGGGTGGCCCGCCGCGAGACCGTCTACCGCGACGAGCGGCGCTGACCGGTCCGGCGTTCCGGCCGGGCTAGGCTGCCACCGTGGATCACGAAGATCGCATCGCGCTGTTCCTCGACTACGAGAACCTCGCCCTGGGCGTACGGGACCATCACGGCGGCCGCCCGTTCGACTTCCGGCCGATCGCCGACGCGCTCGCCGAGCGGGGACGCGTGGTGGTACGCCGGGCGTACGCGGACTGGTCGTACTTCGACGAGGACCGGCGCATGCTCACCCGCTCACACGTCGAGCTGATCGAGATCCCGCAGCGGATGGGCGCCTCGCGCAAGAACGCCGCCGACATCAAGATGGCGGTGGACGCGGTCGAGCTGGCGTTCGAGCGCGGCTACATCTCCACGTTCGTGATCTGCACCGGGGACAGCGACTTCACCCCGCTCGTGCACAAGCTGCGCGAACTCAACAAGCGGGTGATCGGCGTCGGGGTGGAGAAGTCCACCTCCGCGCTGCTGCCGCCGGCCTGCGACGAGTTCCTCTACTACGACCGCCTCGAAGGCGTGGACGTACCGCCACCGGCCGCCCGCCGCTCGCGCCCGGCCCGGCCCTCACCGGCTGAGCCGGCGCCCGAGCCCGTGGTGGTGACCGCGGCCGAGGAGGAGTCGGCGCGGGACGTCGACACGCTCGCCGTGCAGCTCGTGCAGACAGTGGCCGGCATGCAGGGCAGCTCCAGCGGCGACGTGACCGCCTCCGCGCTCAAGCGCGCCCTGCTCCGCAAGGATCCCACGTTCAGCGAGTCCGACTACGGCTTCCGGACCTTCGGGGAACTGCTGCGCCACCTCGCGGCGCACAACGTGGTGGAGCTGGCCGCCGGGCCCGCCAAGGGCGACCCGGAGGTGTCACTTCCCGAGCAGGGCGACCGGGAGGTCGCGTTCGGGCTGCTCCGCTCCGTGGTGGTGGACCTCGCCGCGGACGGCGGAGCGGTGGCGCTGTCCGGGCTGAAGGACCAGCTCCGGCGCGCCCGGCCCGACTTCAGCGAGAAGAAGCTGGGCTACCGCAGCTTCCTCCAGTTCTGCAAGGCCGCCGCGACGGGCGGGGCGGTGGAGTTGCGCTGGAGCCCGGACGACGGCGACTACCTCCTCACTCCCCAGACCCCCTGACCCACTCCGCCCCGCCCCGCCCCT
It includes:
- a CDS encoding PIN domain-containing protein — encoded protein: MDHEDRIALFLDYENLALGVRDHHGGRPFDFRPIADALAERGRVVVRRAYADWSYFDEDRRMLTRSHVELIEIPQRMGASRKNAADIKMAVDAVELAFERGYISTFVICTGDSDFTPLVHKLRELNKRVIGVGVEKSTSALLPPACDEFLYYDRLEGVDVPPPAARRSRPARPSPAEPAPEPVVVTAAEEESARDVDTLAVQLVQTVAGMQGSSSGDVTASALKRALLRKDPTFSESDYGFRTFGELLRHLAAHNVVELAAGPAKGDPEVSLPEQGDREVAFGLLRSVVVDLAADGGAVALSGLKDQLRRARPDFSEKKLGYRSFLQFCKAAATGGAVELRWSPDDGDYLLTPQTP
- a CDS encoding cellulose binding domain-containing protein — encoded protein: MRRTTAFAASLLLLATALSTVGGPVAAADPTDPVTVTVNTRAGLATVPATALGVNHAIWDSQLGSAETSDLLKAAGVKMLRYPGGSYADIYHWETHTAPGGYVAPNTDFDTFMAGARRVGAEPMIIANYGTGTPAEAAAWVRYANVTKGYGAKWWTVGNENYGNGHYGSAWEADDHPDKSASQYARLVVEYADAMKAVDPSIKVGAVLTMPGNWPDGITAGSDPGPWNQTVLSIAGPKIDFVDVHWYPGGSAADSLARTNHLPDAAWLLRQQIARYAGPGADRIGISFTELNVDAGRTTAPGALFLADAYSGLLEQGVFTVQWWNVHNGIGTVSEVAGQTDYGDFGLLSSGNCTSDGEVCQPAFNTPFAPYHALSMMNLFVRPGDQLVRAGTDQPLVAAHAVRRPDGSVAVLLLNKDPDNAYPVALDYAGFTPADEAPTVHTFTNGATGISTGRSGSAAARTLPPYSLTTLVLRPAGSSAGRPGAPGRPTASTVTDRAATISWPAATPGGSPIAKYEVHRQYGAVSEQLGETAGTSLTVGNLEPGPRYTVNVLARDTAGRVSWSSPPLTFATGSPAESSCAVRFDDDNDWGNGYVANVEVINTGAKAVDGWTLTWTWPTAWQQVSSGWSATWDQQGRDVRVTPTADNRRLAADGGSTTVGFVGAYSGPNVPVGAFRLNGTVCTLR
- a CDS encoding lytic polysaccharide monooxygenase, yielding MRRRITLPLLTAGAVTGTLALAAPAQAHGYVSSPPSRQALCAQNRVPDCGQIKYEPQSVEGPKGLRSCHAGIAQFAVLNDDSRNWPATSVGSTVTFTWVNTARHATANWEYWIGGTRVAVVDGGGRQPGATVSHTVNLGGFSGRQKLLAIWNISDTANAFYSCVDLQIGGGGGNPTPPPTPTAAPTTPAPSPTPTRTSTPAPGGTWTAGRAYQVGDTVTYDGRSYRCRQAHTAIAGWEPPNVPALWQQI
- a CDS encoding DUF305 domain-containing protein; this translates as MAADLSPRTRAVEPAGPRLRRASAAALLGVALALPGCGGPPAADPSPPVPSATTSVPAGADATVSGIDALFLAMMVAHTEQTLEIVRLGLDRATDPRIRTLIAAVRATETDELATMRGWLREAGPSAAAAAARHDHSGHSEAAAGLARLRAAAPADADRVLLDVLSRHQRTAADLARAQVAAGTSERVRDLARRIDRSRTAEVDLMAGLG
- a CDS encoding DHA2 family efflux MFS transporter permease subunit; its protein translation is MTQQPVATSTKLDAAVLKVAGVVVLGAIMSILDVTVVSVALPTFQSEFDATYARVAWTMTGYTLALATVIPLSGWAADRFGTKRLYMVALALFTIGSGLCATADSIGELIAWRVIQGLGGGMLMPLGMTIMTRAAGPHRIGRLMAVLGIPMLLGPITGPILGGWLIDVASWHWIFLINLPIGVVALVYAQLALPKDNAEPSESFDFLGMLMLSPGLALFLYGISTLPETGTVADTKVWLPMLAGGALVVAFVLYSFRPRHPLLDLRLFRNRNLTIATVTMFVFIIAFMGAGLLFPSYFLQVRGETTLTAGLLIAPQGIGAMLTMPIAGMLADRVPVGRTVPFALVLIAAGFFTFTQLGTDTSYWLLCGSLFVMGLGMGGTMMPIMTSALKTLSAAEVARGSTLVNILQQIGGSVGAAVMSVILTSELNGSRPIPGVTDPATGAPLTEAQLAIASQQQPELTQQFPVPPSLIERGLDYAANSFSTTFWVAFGLVLLTFIPAAFLPRRREPSHLLDGDPGEDKRPVPVPIH